GCGAAATTGTGCCAGGCAACACAAGTTCATCCATTGGAAATTCACTTTACGAAAGAGAAGGTTCAATGAATGGTTTTGAAGAACGGGTTGCAATGGAAATCGGAACTTCTTCAAACGTTGTATTTTGGCATAGGAACTTAGAACGCGGAAAAGGTTTTTACATCAATGGCTTTAAAGCCAATCATTACCCTGACTTTATTCTACAAACAAAATCAGGAAAGACCATTTTAATAGAAACCAAAGGCGACCATTTGGACGGTTCAGACAGCGAAGCAAAATCCCGACTTGGTAACGAATGGGAAAGACAAGCAGGCCAAGACTTTGCCTATTTTATGGTATTTGACAAGAAAGAAATTAAAGGAGCTTACACGTTGGACAAAGCAAAGGAATTGATAAGTAAAATGTAAAACCCTCGCTATTTGCAAGCACATCATCCGTTGGCTAAATTGTGAATCATCAAAAGGAAATTGTTGTTCCACAAAAAATAACTAAAAGGACAGGTGTTTTTAAAATTAAAATCTCAGATCCCTGAGCTGCTATGATTCTTTGGAGTTTGTTTTTTGGAATTTTCCCCACCTACTCGCATCCCGGCAAAATGAGCGATCTCGCTTGTTTCATTTTTATAAAATACAATTTCCCCAACTGTAGCTCCGGCAATGTATTTATCGCCTTTTCGGGCCAGTAGATATGCCAGTCGGCCACCTCTTTTATTGCTTCCAGGTCGTCACCCAGGATGGAATACAGGTCGTCGGTGGCAACGTTGCACGGCATGGTCACGGGCAGCACCGACCAGCCTTCAGCTAAGTAGAGCCCTTTGTTAATCATACTGTAGCCCTCCACCAAAAGCTGCTGCGGGGAAAGGAGACAAATTATTAAACCTTTTTCTGGTTGCCATTTGCCGATGGTATTAATACCAAAAAATGGCCGGTAAATCCCCTGGGAATTATAGGCAAAAAGTACCGATGCCGAAAGCTCCCCAAACAGATCATCCATGGTGAGGGCGGGCCGCACATACGACGAAATGCCACTCCAACCTTCGCGCATCGCAATGTTGTGGCTATACAAAGGCGGATGTATGTAATAATAGTCGTTGAAGGATAAAGTGTCGCGGGCATAGGCGTTGGCCACAATCAACGTCACGTCATATTGCCCGGGCTGCATGTAAATAGTTGCAGGATTCTGCCGGTAAGAAGTGTCTCCATTTCCCAGCCACCACTCCCATTGCGTTGGAAATCCGATCGACTGATCGGTAAATCGTATCAGCTCACCAATTTTTCCTTCGTAAGGCTGCACCCCAAAAGATGCTTTGAGATTTGGAACAACCGTTATGAAATCTGTTTTGGTAGCGGAACTGCTCAGGTATTGATTCCACGCCAGCAGGCTCACGCTGTAAGTACCGGGATTGGTGTAAATTACTTGTGCATTTTGGTAAGGACTGTTTATTCCATTACCAAAATCCCATAACCAATGCGTCGGATTTCCGGTGGTGATGTCGGTGAAATGGATCACCTCTCCCGGTCTTGCCGTTAACGTGTCAGCCAGAAAATCCGACACCATGGAAGGAATTATCTGAATATAATCACTCTTCATTTCGATGTTGGTGCTGTCGTTGCGTTGAACCTTCAGGCTTAAGCTGAACAAGCCCGGTGCGTCATAACTTTTTACAGGATTTTGCAACGACGAGGTTTGCCCGTCGCCAAACTGCCAAAGCCATTGCAAAGGATTGCCTTTGGAAAGATCCGTAAACGTAATAGTTTCTCCAGGTACTGCCACCAGGGTATCGGCCACAAAAGCAGCGGCTAAAGTATCGCGCTGCCGGATGTAATTGTTTTTAACAACAGTGGCCGACTGCAACGTATCAGAAATAGTTAATGTGACGGTGTAATAGCCGGGTGATGTATAGATATGGGTTGAAAAACGATCGGTTGCGGTAGCGCCATCGCCAAAATCCCACAGCCAGTTGTCGGGATTGCCTGTTGAATAATCGACAAAATAAACGGTCTGTCCGTTCCAGGGGCGGTAGGGTAAAGCAACGAATTCCGCTACCAGCGGTTTCAGGATTTGAATATAGGCTGTTTTAGTAATTGTGTCGCCCAAGAAGTCATTAGCAGCGATTAACGTCACATTGTAGGTTCCCCAATATTCGTAAGATATTTCAGGATTTTGAAGTATCGAGGTAACGCCGTTTCCAAAATCCCAATGCCACCAGGTGGGGTTTCCAGTGGTAAGATCAGTAAAATTAATTGTCTGGCCGCACGCAGCAACATTGGCATCAGCCGCAAAGTCGGCCACCACGTGTTCCAGTACTTTAATGTAGTTAGTCTTGGTTTTAAACTTCACAGACGATCCTTTTTGTACAAACAGCGACACTGTGTATTCGCCGGGATTGGCATAGCTGTGAACCGGATGTTGTGTCGCAGAACTTTGCCCGTCGCCAAATTGCCAGAACCATGTGGCGGGCGCTCCTAAAGACAGATCAATAAACTGTATTGGCTCGCCTGGCCTGCACCAGGTGGTGTCGGCAGTAAAATCGGGAACAAGCGGAGGTGCGCAATTGATGTAGTTGCTGCGTGTAATGGTTTGCGAATATTGTCCGGCCATCACCGTAAAGCTTACGGTGTAATTTCCGGCTTGCTGATAGATGTGAAATGGGCTTTGCGAAGTGGAAGTGCTTCCGTCGCCAAAGTCCCAAAGCCAACTGTCGGCAGGTCCGGCATAAACCGATTGATCGGTAAACTGCACCGCCAGCGGCGCCAATCCGTTTACCGGCGATGCTGAAAAAGCCACCTTAGCTGTCCCGCGGTATTCTGCTTTAAAAGCGCCATCCCAAATTATTGCCGGCGCTTTGACCTCCAGGTTTCCTGTAGTAGTAAATAGCTGTTGTAATGAATCCACCTCGCTGTTGCTGTTGTACCATGTAAACTCATACTGACCCGGCGTGAGATCGTTGAGGTAAATTTTTGCTTGCCCGGCTGGCAGCGGTGTTCCAAACTGCTGCAAATATTGCCAGTTGTATTTTCGATTTTGCATCCAACCCGCCACATATTTGTTGTTGCGAAGCACAAACGTGCGCAACTGAGGCGCATAGTTTCCAAAATCATATCTTTTAATCCGCACCATGCTGCTGCCCGAATTTTCGATGCGGATCTCGTGCTGTCCTGCCGGCACATTTACGCTGTAGGTACTGCTGGGAAGGGCAACTTGTTCCAGCATGGTAACGCCATCAATTTTAATTTTAATTTTAGAAAACAAAGCAATGTCGTCGGTGTGGACTTTGAAACTGCCGCCGACAATATAATTCACCTTAAAGGTGGGCGGATTGCGCCTGTTGTTGTACAAACTTCCATACAGAAAATACCCGATAAAAAGATCCGGTGGAGCCAGGGTTCCTGCGGGGCTTAGCTCAAAATAGTTCTGTGGAGTTTTGCTGTTGCCATTGTTGTAGCCGGTTTTCACAGAAATCGTTTCGTAATCGGAAGAGGTAGATAAAGGGACTTCGGGATGCAGGCTTTCAAGGTCGGGCTGTGCATCGGAAAAAAAATCGGCAACGGGTTTGAGATACGAAAACATTCCGTTCGGATATAAATAGTTGTCCCAATACCACGACATCGCCGATCCGAAAGCACCCGAAAACATCGACGACCACAGGACATTATGAAAAGTAATACCTGCCGGATCGTTTTGAATAATTTCGGCAGGATTGTGCCCCAGAGCAAACTCACTGATGACAAAAGGTTTGTTCCACGTTTGGGCACCCCATCGCGAATAGTTGTAAATCTTCATCTCCAGGTCGGGGATGAAATCGTAAACGTGCAATTGCGTGAAATCTGTGCCTGCATAATTCCAGGTATCCCAACCGTTCTGCGGGATGGCAAAACCCGTAGAAACAGGCCGCTGGTAAGTATCGAGGCTTTGTATGTAATCTGTCATGCTGTTGATCCACTGGGATGTTTGACTGCCAAAGCTCTCATAAAGTCCTGTAGCATCGGCTTCGGAAATATGCTCCCACATCGCAAGCTGTGGGGAGTAGCCCCACCGGGCATTGATATAGCGTAGCTTACGCTTGTAAAGACTTATTGCGGTTGGATTTACCAAAAAGTTTTGGGGTTCATGACATGGCCCGCCCAGCACATCGTTATAAGGATTTTGGTTCCAACCGAAATTTACATCGGTGCGCAACTCATCGTGAATCATTACATTAAACTGACAGTACATCTGTTTTTCCATCAGCTGATCGAAAACCCAGTCGAGCACCCAGGCAAAGTTCTGACGTTGCAAATATTGCCCTGTGCCCGTTTGTTGCCATTCAATTTCAAATATCCAGGGAGCCATCGAGAGTTTGGTAAAATTGCCACCATTGGCAGCAAGTTCGTCAATCCAATCTTCGTAAATGGCAAAACCATCCCACCACCACTGAAAGGCCAGATTGACGCCAAGTGCCTGAAAAATCTCACCGTTTTTATACTTCAGCTTGTTGCCGTCGCGCTTTATAAAACCTTTGTGTGAAGAAGCAGTGCAAACAAACTGTCGGGTTTCATAGCTGGTGGTTCCTAAGGCATCCATTACGCTGACGATGTAGCTCCAGGTGCCCGTTTCGTCAGGTGCAAAACGCAGGAGCCATTTGGGCTGCCCCACGGGAGTGAGCTGGTTGGGAACATTCATCGCATAATCCTGCATGTAAAAACCGTCCATCACAAATTGCTTGCCTGAAGGCGAAAAGAATTTCGCCTTCAGGTTCACCTGACCAAAATCGAAAGGATTGGTGTAGGTGGCTGAAAAATGAACCGTAAGCTCCAGCTTTTCATAACGGGCAACATTGGCGCTATTGGCGGTAACGCTAAAAATTACCGGCAACGCCCGAGCCATCATCGATAGCATAAGCAGAGCGCATATCATCATTATTCTCACCAGAGGTATTTGGCTGTATTTTGCAGTCATAAGTTTTTCAATTATTTAAACATCGCTGTTGCAGAAATAACAAAAAATCAACTTTTTGTCCCAAAAGTCGTCTTTCCAACAAAGCATAAAATTAGTAAAATCAAAACAATGTATTCACGTTATTATGGATGATTAAGAAAAGGCACCTTCGTTAACATTTCCCAACTAATTTATGTTTTTTAAGGATAAGTGATTTATTTTCTGTATCTTAGCGCGAATTCTATTTATTGGGGTTGTTTGATTTCAACAGTGCCAGCAAAAAACTATGTGTATCTTATTTTTAATAAAAAAACGATTGGTTGCCTGCTGCTGCTGACGTAAAAGTTCCCTGGTTAAAAAAACTAATTAGTTGACTAAAAGCCACAAACTTTTCATGTTAAACAATTGTTAATTAAACAAATCATCAATAATTTGTTGATCTTCACACGTTGTATAAACCTATAATTTTTAGATAATGAGTAAAAGAAGCAGAGCTATTCCCGAAAAAAAGGCCACTTTTAAGTCGCCCGACATTTCAAAAATGCAGGAGGTAATCATCGATCTGCGCACACGCATCTACATCTCTCCCGATGCCGATCCCGAACAGGCGAAGGCTCAATACCTGGCACGGCTGCAGGCACGCTAAACAACCGGTTTTTATAAAAGCTATTCCGGGACGATAATCAGGGTAAATGTTGAAATTCTTAAAAAACCCCTACCCATTCAACGATGACGTTAAGCAAAACGCCCGTGTGATATTTTTCATCAGCATTGGCGTTTTTGTGTTCCTTTTCCTATTCCAGCCCCTGCAAATCGACCAGCTGGCTACCCGCCAAAAATATTTTCTGGTTATTGGATTGGGTATCATTACGTTCCTGTCGTTTAGCCTCAACCTTCTGATTCTGCCACCACTTCTGCCAAAGATTTTTGAGCATCGGTCCTGGAATATTAAAAAAGAAATCCTCTGGGACTTGTGGATTCTGTTCACCGTATCGGTGGGATATTATCTTTATTACAAAGCTTTGGACATCATGGTTTTTGAGTTCGAAGTCATCATCAAACTCATCCTTATTGCTATTATTCCCACCTCCGTGCTGATTACCATCAACCGAAACCGTCTGCTGAAAACGCATTTGCACACAGCACAGAAAATCAACCGTAAGCTTCAGGAAAACCGGGAGATAGATGAAAACCTGGTACATTTTGTCTCAGATTATCAAAAAGATTCCCTTTCGGTAAAAGTGAGCCAGATATTGCTAATCCGCTCTGCCGGCAACTACATCGAGGTGTTTTGGAAGCAGGGCGCAGAGGCCAGCCGTCAAATGGTTCGGTATAGCCTTACCAATGCCGAAGAGCTGCTGAAGGAATACAAATTTATTATGCGCAGTCACAGGTCGTTTTTGTTAAACGTCAATCATATCAATCGAGTGGAAGGTAACTCACAAGGATATCGTATTTATTTCGAGATGATCGATTTTGCGGTACCTGTTTCCAAAAATTATGTGAATAAACTCCGCGAATTAATCTAAACACCCCCTTCTTTCCCTTTCACCGGCACCTGTATTTCCGGTTCTCGTCCCTGAACCTCTCCACTGAGAACTATTTTTTGTTTGCCAATCCCTATTATTTTTTAAGTCTTTTCATGGGGTTTACTTTTGTGGCCTAACCAGAAATCAAATTATCATGAAACCACTTTTTATCGGCGATTTAAAAATTGAAGTGCCCATCATTCAGGGTGGAATGGGCGTAGCTGTGTCACTTTCGCGGCTTGCCTCGGCAGTAGCAAATCAGGGAGGCGCAGGAATTATTTCGGCAGCTGCAATCGGCCTGATGGAGCCCGACTACCACAAAAAATTATATGAAGCCAACAAGCAGGCACTGCGTCGCGAGATACGTCAGGCGCGAAGCCAGACCAAAGGTGTAATTGGTACAAATATAATGATAGCACTCACCGATCATGAGGCGCTGGTTAAAGTTGCCATCGAGGAAGAAGTCGATCTTATCGTAATGGGCGCCGGATTGCCATTACATATACCTCGCTTTATAGCCGAAGCTGGTTTGGGTGGACATCACACCAAATTAGTAATTAAAGTTTCGTCAGCCAAAGCGGCGCATCTCATTTTCAGATATTGGGCCGAAAAATATAATACGGTACCGGATGCTGTTGTAATAGAGGGACCGATGGCGGGAGGCCATTTGGGTTTTGCCAAAAACAAACTCGGCGACGATCGCGTGTCTTTGCAACAACTCGTCAGGGAAACGGTAGCTGCAATGCAAACCTACCGGACAGCATTCAACCGCAACATACCTGTAATTGCGGGCGGCGGCGTGCACACCGGACGCGATATGTATGAAGTAATGCAGGCTGGAGCACAAGGAGTAAAGATAGGAACGCGCTTCGTCACAACGCGTGAATGCGACGCATCAGATACTTACAAACAAGCCTACATCGATTCTAAAAAGGAAGATATCGTTATCATCGACAGTCCGGTAGGGCTGCCCGGCCGGGTAGTAAAAAACAAATTCGTCGAACAAATCATGCGTGGCGAAACCAAGCCTTTCCATTGCCCGTGGAAATGTCTTAGCTCTTGCAACTACAAGGAAGCCCCATATTGTATCGCCCAGGCGCTCTACAATTCGGCCATCGGCAACATGGAAGAGGGATTTGCTTTTGCCGGCGCAAATGCTTGGCAAGCTACCGAAATAAACACGGTGGCTGAGGTAATGAATGATCTGCTGTCAGGCTATCAGCACGAAGCTTACTGTCAGCAGAAGCTTCGCCGCATGAAAGCCCTACAGCCGGTTGCTTAGAGTTAGTATCGGCAAGAATATCCCAAATAGAATTGTCGGAATTGTCAAATTTTTCTTTTTGGATTTATTTGGATTTTGATAAATAATTATCGGTTTTTAATAAAGGCCGCTGCAAGCAAGACATTGTTTCAGCGGCTTTTTTCTTTTTATGCTATAAAATCATTTTCTTTGTTCATCCGTTAAATTATCATCCTTAAAGCAGGATTTTCAGAGAAAGATATTATGGCTAAAAAAACACCCATAGAGCAACCGGCCGAAAAAAAATCGCGTTTGCGCAGCAAAAAAACCGAAGCTGCTGCCCTTATGCCCGACGAACAACAACCGCCATTGAAAGCATCAACAGCCAAATCAGCTAAAAAAGCAAAGCCCAAAACAACATTAGCACATAAAGAAAATCCAAAAAAAAGCACAGCTAAAAAACAGGAAACAACCCAGAATAAAAAATCACCAGATGCTTCGCTCTTCAAAGCTCGTCTCATAAATCCTACCGTGGAACCAGAAAAAAAGCCATCGGCTTCAGCAAAGCAAAAAGGCGAGAAAAAAATCTTCGTGCTCGACACCTCGGTGATTCTTTACAATCATAACTCTATCAACAGCTTCGAGGACAATGACATTGCCATCCCAATAACCGTACTTGAGGAGCTGGATCAGTTCAAAAAAGGAAACGACACCATCAACTTCGAGGCGCGCGAGTTTATCCGCATCATGGACCGGCTCTCCGACAATACTTCCCTCAGCAACTGGATACCACTCGACAACGGCAACAAAGGGAGTTTTAAAGTTGTGATGAACGAAATGGACTCCACCACGCTCGACGCTGAGAAGGTTTTTGGTGAACGCAAAGGCGACCACCGTATCCTGAATGCGGCGCTGCAGCTCCGCCAACAATATCCCGACCGCAAAGTGGTGATGGTGACTAAAGATGTGAATCTGCGCATCAAAGCCAAAGCTCTCAATCTGCCCGCCGAAGATTTTATGACCGGCAAGATCGAAAATGTCGATTCACTTTACTCCGGTATTTTGCGCTACGAAAATGTTGACCCACGTGGCATCAGCCGCCTCTATAGCGAAGGGCTGTGCGAATACACCGACCTGGGAATAGAACTGCCTGCTCCCAACCAATACCTGATTTTGCAAGCCAACGGCGCTTCGGCGCTGGGATGGTACAACACACGCAATCAACTCGTGGAACGTCTCGACAAACATCAGATTTCTAAAATTACGCCGCGCAACGCCGAGCAGGTTTTTGCGCTGCATGCCGTTACCAATCCCAACATCAAGCTGGTGACGCTGCAGGGCGTGGCCGGTACAGGCAAAACGCTGGTGGCTTTGGCGGGTGCCTGGAACCAGCGCCGCAACTACAAGCAGATCTACCTCGCCCGTCCCATTGTGCCATTGAGCAACAAAGACATTGGTTTTCTGCCCGGCGACTTTAAGTCGAAAATAGATCCCTACATGCAGCCACTTTACGATAATCTGAAATTTATCCAAAACCAATATGGCGAGCACGACAAGGAGTTTCAAAACATCACCGGCGCCATCGAAAGCGAGAAACTGGTGATACAGGCGCTGGCCTACATACGCGGGCGAAGTATCTCCAACGTCTTTTTTATCGTGGACGAAGCACAAAATCTGACCCCACACGAAGTGAAAACCATCATCACCCGCGCCGGTGAAGGAACCAAAATCGTTTTTACCGGCGATATTTATCAAATCGACACACCTTATCTCGACGCTCAGAGCAACGGACTTTCGTACCTCATCGACCGCATCAAACACCACGAGCTCCATGCCCACGTGCGGCTTGAAAAAGGCGAGCGCTCCGACCTTGCAAATCTGGCTAATGAATTACTATAATTATGAAAAAACTACTATTTCTGATTCTTCCTATCATCCTGATTTTTTTTGTCGTTTCCTGCAACAACTCCGGCAATCAATCCGATAACAAAGAGGCTGCTGACAAAGCTACCAAAGCGCCAGTTGACACGGCAGTTATTAAATTAAACGAAACTGACACGTCTGTAAATATCGTGACGCCGGCTCCTCCTGTAAAAAAGGCTCCCGCGGCTGCTTTCGAATATTTTGTGCCCAAAGCAACTACGCCACGGGCAGGCTGGCCGGTAATTTTTGCGTTCGACCCGCACGCACGCGGTAGCTTTGTCATTAATAAATACAAAAACCTGGCGGAAGAATTTGGTTTTGTGCTGGTAGCCTCCAACCGTTCGCGCAACGGCCAGACCATTGCCGAAGGCCTTGAAATTTACCGGCAAATGCAGCGGGAGATACAACCGCGGGCACGCATCAATCCAAAACAAATTGTAGCGATGGGATTTTCGGGCGGTGCACGTGTGGCGGTCTCTGTTGGTCTCGAAGAGCAGGAAGTTGTTGCTGTAGTCGGCGCCGGAGCAGGTTTCCCGGAATTGCAGGAAAAGCCTGAAGCCAGTTTTTATTATGTGGGAATGGCCGGATACGAAGATTTTAATCTCAATGAACTTATCAACAACGATCGTTTCCTGTCGCGCAATGGATTCCGCAACCAGCTCATCATTTTTGAAGGCGACCACAACTGGCCGTCGCTT
The nucleotide sequence above comes from Bacteroidales bacterium. Encoded proteins:
- a CDS encoding PKD domain-containing protein; protein product: MTAKYSQIPLVRIMMICALLMLSMMARALPVIFSVTANSANVARYEKLELTVHFSATYTNPFDFGQVNLKAKFFSPSGKQFVMDGFYMQDYAMNVPNQLTPVGQPKWLLRFAPDETGTWSYIVSVMDALGTTSYETRQFVCTASSHKGFIKRDGNKLKYKNGEIFQALGVNLAFQWWWDGFAIYEDWIDELAANGGNFTKLSMAPWIFEIEWQQTGTGQYLQRQNFAWVLDWVFDQLMEKQMYCQFNVMIHDELRTDVNFGWNQNPYNDVLGGPCHEPQNFLVNPTAISLYKRKLRYINARWGYSPQLAMWEHISEADATGLYESFGSQTSQWINSMTDYIQSLDTYQRPVSTGFAIPQNGWDTWNYAGTDFTQLHVYDFIPDLEMKIYNYSRWGAQTWNKPFVISEFALGHNPAEIIQNDPAGITFHNVLWSSMFSGAFGSAMSWYWDNYLYPNGMFSYLKPVADFFSDAQPDLESLHPEVPLSTSSDYETISVKTGYNNGNSKTPQNYFELSPAGTLAPPDLFIGYFLYGSLYNNRRNPPTFKVNYIVGGSFKVHTDDIALFSKIKIKIDGVTMLEQVALPSSTYSVNVPAGQHEIRIENSGSSMVRIKRYDFGNYAPQLRTFVLRNNKYVAGWMQNRKYNWQYLQQFGTPLPAGQAKIYLNDLTPGQYEFTWYNSNSEVDSLQQLFTTTGNLEVKAPAIIWDGAFKAEYRGTAKVAFSASPVNGLAPLAVQFTDQSVYAGPADSWLWDFGDGSTSTSQSPFHIYQQAGNYTVSFTVMAGQYSQTITRSNYINCAPPLVPDFTADTTWCRPGEPIQFIDLSLGAPATWFWQFGDGQSSATQHPVHSYANPGEYTVSLFVQKGSSVKFKTKTNYIKVLEHVVADFAADANVAACGQTINFTDLTTGNPTWWHWDFGNGVTSILQNPEISYEYWGTYNVTLIAANDFLGDTITKTAYIQILKPLVAEFVALPYRPWNGQTVYFVDYSTGNPDNWLWDFGDGATATDRFSTHIYTSPGYYTVTLTISDTLQSATVVKNNYIRQRDTLAAAFVADTLVAVPGETITFTDLSKGNPLQWLWQFGDGQTSSLQNPVKSYDAPGLFSLSLKVQRNDSTNIEMKSDYIQIIPSMVSDFLADTLTARPGEVIHFTDITTGNPTHWLWDFGNGINSPYQNAQVIYTNPGTYSVSLLAWNQYLSSSATKTDFITVVPNLKASFGVQPYEGKIGELIRFTDQSIGFPTQWEWWLGNGDTSYRQNPATIYMQPGQYDVTLIVANAYARDTLSFNDYYYIHPPLYSHNIAMREGWSGISSYVRPALTMDDLFGELSASVLFAYNSQGIYRPFFGINTIGKWQPEKGLIICLLSPQQLLVEGYSMINKGLYLAEGWSVLPVTMPCNVATDDLYSILGDDLEAIKEVADWHIYWPEKAINTLPELQLGKLYFIKMKQARSLILPGCE
- a CDS encoding LytTR family DNA-binding domain-containing protein, with the protein product MLKFLKNPYPFNDDVKQNARVIFFISIGVFVFLFLFQPLQIDQLATRQKYFLVIGLGIITFLSFSLNLLILPPLLPKIFEHRSWNIKKEILWDLWILFTVSVGYYLYYKALDIMVFEFEVIIKLILIAIIPTSVLITINRNRLLKTHLHTAQKINRKLQENREIDENLVHFVSDYQKDSLSVKVSQILLIRSAGNYIEVFWKQGAEASRQMVRYSLTNAEELLKEYKFIMRSHRSFLLNVNHINRVEGNSQGYRIYFEMIDFAVPVSKNYVNKLRELI
- a CDS encoding nitronate monooxygenase; the protein is MKPLFIGDLKIEVPIIQGGMGVAVSLSRLASAVANQGGAGIISAAAIGLMEPDYHKKLYEANKQALRREIRQARSQTKGVIGTNIMIALTDHEALVKVAIEEEVDLIVMGAGLPLHIPRFIAEAGLGGHHTKLVIKVSSAKAAHLIFRYWAEKYNTVPDAVVIEGPMAGGHLGFAKNKLGDDRVSLQQLVRETVAAMQTYRTAFNRNIPVIAGGGVHTGRDMYEVMQAGAQGVKIGTRFVTTRECDASDTYKQAYIDSKKEDIVIIDSPVGLPGRVVKNKFVEQIMRGETKPFHCPWKCLSSCNYKEAPYCIAQALYNSAIGNMEEGFAFAGANAWQATEINTVAEVMNDLLSGYQHEAYCQQKLRRMKALQPVA
- a CDS encoding PhoH family protein, which translates into the protein MAKKTPIEQPAEKKSRLRSKKTEAAALMPDEQQPPLKASTAKSAKKAKPKTTLAHKENPKKSTAKKQETTQNKKSPDASLFKARLINPTVEPEKKPSASAKQKGEKKIFVLDTSVILYNHNSINSFEDNDIAIPITVLEELDQFKKGNDTINFEAREFIRIMDRLSDNTSLSNWIPLDNGNKGSFKVVMNEMDSTTLDAEKVFGERKGDHRILNAALQLRQQYPDRKVVMVTKDVNLRIKAKALNLPAEDFMTGKIENVDSLYSGILRYENVDPRGISRLYSEGLCEYTDLGIELPAPNQYLILQANGASALGWYNTRNQLVERLDKHQISKITPRNAEQVFALHAVTNPNIKLVTLQGVAGTGKTLVALAGAWNQRRNYKQIYLARPIVPLSNKDIGFLPGDFKSKIDPYMQPLYDNLKFIQNQYGEHDKEFQNITGAIESEKLVIQALAYIRGRSISNVFFIVDEAQNLTPHEVKTIITRAGEGTKIVFTGDIYQIDTPYLDAQSNGLSYLIDRIKHHELHAHVRLEKGERSDLANLANELL